In Zobellia roscoffensis, the following are encoded in one genomic region:
- a CDS encoding alginate export family protein: protein MKRKYTLIFLLVLSVQYATAQFVLDGEFKPRTEYRNGFGSIIPDAADPGFGISTRLRLNAGYQTEAFKFYMSLQDVMVWGENRQLKPEDSNNSFSVFQAWADIKLAEGFSTKIGRQMLVYDDQRILGGVDWAMQARNHDAALLQYKKGKFMMDLGLAFNQDFTATTANPGGFQSVGTAYNTTGFFSYKSMQYLYLRHKGEAFSASGLVMNNGFQNFTGDADALVADGVSNLITIGTHLNYKKGSFGAAFNGYLQTGERQNSVDVSGAYLLGLDLSYKASKGVTLGLGAEIISGNDTGTADKTEAFFPLYGTNHKFNGFMDYFYVGNHANSVGLTDIHASAKFALGETSSLLVKVLNFSGEQALASGEKSLGTEVDLVFAKSFKGYGLAIGYSQMFASDGMYELKGVTEDAAASSQNWAWVQLTMKPKFLNTAKQ from the coding sequence ATGAAAAGAAAGTACACACTAATATTCCTACTTGTCCTATCGGTTCAATATGCAACCGCGCAATTTGTGCTAGATGGAGAATTTAAGCCACGTACCGAATACCGAAATGGTTTCGGAAGTATTATTCCAGATGCTGCGGATCCAGGATTTGGTATTTCTACCCGTTTACGTTTAAATGCGGGCTACCAAACTGAAGCCTTTAAGTTTTATATGAGCCTACAAGATGTTATGGTATGGGGAGAAAACAGGCAATTAAAACCAGAGGACAGTAACAATTCATTTTCTGTATTTCAAGCATGGGCGGACATTAAATTAGCTGAGGGTTTCTCCACAAAAATAGGTCGCCAGATGCTGGTATACGATGACCAGCGTATCCTCGGAGGAGTTGATTGGGCCATGCAGGCACGTAACCATGATGCTGCCTTACTGCAATACAAAAAGGGGAAATTTATGATGGATCTAGGTCTGGCCTTTAATCAGGATTTTACGGCAACCACCGCAAATCCAGGAGGGTTTCAATCCGTAGGTACAGCCTATAACACTACAGGGTTCTTTTCGTACAAAAGCATGCAATACCTCTATTTGAGACATAAAGGGGAGGCATTTTCCGCAAGCGGATTGGTAATGAACAACGGTTTCCAAAACTTTACAGGAGACGCAGATGCACTTGTTGCAGATGGTGTTAGTAATTTAATTACAATTGGAACACATTTAAACTATAAAAAAGGAAGTTTTGGAGCTGCGTTTAATGGATATTTACAAACTGGAGAACGCCAGAACAGTGTAGATGTTAGCGGCGCATACCTTTTAGGTTTAGACCTTAGCTACAAAGCATCCAAAGGGGTTACTTTAGGACTTGGAGCAGAAATCATTAGCGGAAACGATACTGGTACAGCTGACAAGACCGAGGCTTTCTTCCCGCTTTACGGTACCAACCACAAATTCAATGGTTTTATGGATTATTTCTACGTAGGTAACCATGCTAATTCTGTTGGTCTAACGGATATACATGCAAGTGCTAAGTTCGCTTTGGGCGAAACTTCTAGCCTACTGGTAAAAGTATTAAACTTTAGCGGTGAGCAAGCATTGGCGAGTGGAGAAAAATCCTTGGGAACGGAAGTAGATTTGGTATTTGCCAAAAGCTTCAAAGGTTATGGGTTGGCCATAGGGTATTCCCAAATGTTTGCCAGTGATGGTATGTACGAATTAAAAGGAGTAACGGAAGACGCTGCGGCAAGCAGTCAGAACTGGGCTTGGGTGCAGTTAACTATGAAGCCTAAATTTTTAAATACGGCCAAGCAATAA
- a CDS encoding response regulator transcription factor: MDQTTSIILADDHSLVRDGIRALLESESDLKVIGEASDGVEAIEMVNKNTPDLLIIDIRMPRMTGIEAVEKLSAQNSPVKCIILSMHDSEEYILQSVSAGARGYLLKDTGKTEFIKAIHAVREGGKYYSGDISNVLVNNLLNSNGAKTVEAPKKSAPTSNPFDLTNKELQVLELVLSGLTNKQISEKLQNSKRTVETHRFNLMRKMEVKNLIDLSKKAQQFNLV, from the coding sequence TTGGACCAAACAACAAGTATCATTTTAGCGGACGATCATTCTTTAGTTCGCGACGGCATTAGGGCTTTACTAGAAAGTGAATCTGATTTAAAAGTTATTGGAGAAGCTTCAGACGGTGTGGAGGCAATTGAAATGGTGAATAAAAATACACCAGATCTATTGATTATTGATATCAGAATGCCAAGAATGACCGGTATTGAAGCGGTTGAAAAGCTAAGTGCTCAAAACTCGCCTGTAAAATGCATCATTCTATCCATGCATGATTCGGAAGAGTATATCTTACAATCGGTAAGTGCAGGTGCACGAGGCTACTTGTTGAAGGATACCGGAAAAACGGAGTTTATTAAAGCCATTCATGCGGTTCGTGAGGGAGGTAAGTATTATAGTGGCGATATCTCTAACGTATTAGTGAATAATTTACTCAATTCTAACGGTGCTAAAACCGTTGAAGCCCCAAAAAAATCTGCCCCTACCAGTAACCCTTTTGATTTGACCAACAAAGAACTACAGGTCTTGGAATTGGTTTTATCTGGTTTGACGAACAAACAGATTTCTGAAAAACTCCAGAATAGCAAGCGTACCGTAGAAACACATAGATTCAACCTTATGCGTAAAATGGAAGTCAAGAATTTAATAGACCTTTCAAAAAAGGCGCAGCAGTTTAATTTGGTTTAG
- a CDS encoding alpha-amylase family glycosyl hydrolase — MKHAIFYHIYPLGLLGADKTNDFVSAPVDRLSELNGWLEHMVDLGCNALYIGPVFESSTHGYDTADYYKIDRRLGDDTSLIALVNKAHRMGVKVVLDGVFNHVGRDFFAFKDLQKHGRNSKYIEWFVNVDFKKRSLLKDSFDYDTWSGYYQLVKLNLKNKEVRDYLFGAVKKWIDTYKIDGLRLDTADVLDFGFMKELSSFCKSRNPNFWLMGEVVHGNYNRWITDAHLDSVTNYDYHTPIYESFNLSDFSKIAVILKRQFGPKGVYNNLSLYSFVDNHDVNRAASMLNKPEHLFPLYLLLFTLPGIPAIYYGSEWGFEGKRTAHSDEALRPCVQLDDVQEQAKHPKLLDAIKQFISVRKNCKNLVYGAYETVLVKKEQYAFSRKDKDKTMIVIINSSNKPITLKIPLNGMFSGTYIDILNEGDSLIPSKTGLSVEVPPCWGRILCH, encoded by the coding sequence ATGAAACACGCTATTTTTTATCATATCTACCCATTAGGCCTTTTGGGTGCGGATAAAACCAATGATTTTGTTTCTGCTCCAGTTGATAGATTATCAGAGCTTAATGGTTGGTTAGAGCACATGGTAGACTTAGGGTGCAACGCACTTTATATAGGTCCGGTGTTTGAATCATCAACCCACGGGTACGATACTGCAGACTATTATAAAATAGACCGCAGATTGGGTGACGATACTTCGTTAATCGCTTTAGTTAATAAAGCTCACAGAATGGGTGTAAAAGTGGTTCTGGATGGTGTATTTAACCATGTGGGCAGGGATTTCTTCGCTTTTAAAGATTTACAGAAACACGGGAGGAATTCAAAATATATTGAATGGTTCGTGAATGTGGATTTTAAAAAAAGAAGTCTTCTTAAAGATTCTTTTGATTATGATACCTGGAGTGGCTATTATCAACTGGTAAAACTCAACCTTAAAAATAAGGAAGTCCGTGATTATCTTTTTGGTGCGGTTAAAAAGTGGATAGACACTTATAAAATAGATGGTCTGCGTTTAGATACTGCAGATGTTCTTGATTTTGGTTTTATGAAAGAACTCTCTTCCTTCTGTAAAAGTCGTAATCCTAACTTTTGGTTGATGGGTGAAGTCGTTCATGGCAACTATAACCGTTGGATTACCGATGCGCATCTGGACTCCGTTACTAATTATGACTACCACACGCCTATTTATGAAAGCTTTAATTTGAGTGATTTCAGCAAGATTGCAGTCATTTTAAAACGCCAGTTTGGGCCAAAAGGAGTGTATAACAATTTGTCTCTCTATAGTTTTGTAGATAATCATGATGTAAACCGTGCTGCTAGCATGCTAAACAAACCGGAACATCTATTCCCGCTATACCTTCTTTTGTTTACCCTTCCGGGGATTCCAGCCATCTATTATGGTAGCGAATGGGGTTTTGAAGGAAAAAGAACCGCTCATAGTGACGAGGCATTACGACCATGCGTTCAACTTGATGATGTTCAAGAACAGGCAAAGCATCCAAAATTGCTGGATGCCATAAAACAATTCATATCTGTTAGGAAAAATTGTAAGAATCTGGTCTATGGAGCCTATGAAACGGTGTTGGTTAAAAAAGAACAATACGCATTTTCACGGAAAGATAAGGACAAAACAATGATTGTTATTATAAACTCATCAAACAAACCGATTACCCTTAAAATCCCTCTAAACGGAATGTTTTCAGGAACTTACATAGATATTCTAAACGAAGGAGATAGTCTAATACCCAGTAAAACAGGTCTTTCTGTTGAGGTGCCTCCATGCTGGGGTCGTATCTTATGTCATTGA
- a CDS encoding nitrate reductase, which translates to MLKKKTHKTVCSYCGVGCGILVDIDNKGKIEVDGDPEYPSNKGMLCSKGRNLNYVAQDTSDRIMHPEMRWSRNHPLQKVSWDTAFERAAAVFKSIIAKHGPDSVGFYVSGQCLTEEYYLVNKITKGFIGTNNVDTNSRLCMSSAVVGYKKTVGEDSVPISYEDIELADCFLIAGANPAWCHPILYRRLEQHKEDNPNVKIIVVDPRVTQTCASADLHLQILPGTDVILFNAIARLLIEKKKIDKNFIKKHTSNFEACKESAFTLSIRQAAEKCDVSVSDIRKAAQYIGDANKFISMWTMGLNQSVIGVSKNVSLLNLSLLTGQIGKPGCGPFSLTGQPNAMGGREVGGMASLLAAHKDLGNPQHRKEVADFWGGKEINSEPGYTATEMFDALESGKLKAIWIICTNPAVSMPNVKKVEKALKNAAFVVVQDISHNSETTKFADLLLPAAGWLEKEGTMTNSERRISYLPKVIDAPGEALPDAEILWRFAQSMGYEGFDYNNASEVYDEHCLLTKGTNIDITGLSYERLKNEGSFQWPVPHKTHPGTPRLFTDFNFHTNDKKAHFNAPQSLYNKSEETNIDFPLVLNTGRVRDQWHTRTKTGKVKRLLTHIPQPYLEMNKVDAYLRKLKEGDIAVIKSRRGEVQVKVKINFDIRERVVFLPMHWGKILNNDFGRANNLTNDLVDPVSKEPDFKYCAVQVEKYVKPAQKVVVVGAGAAAYRFIQSYREKNKKDELHVFSKEKDPFYNRVLLPEYVSDELSWEALEKLKAGELKKLNVTLHSGIGVNDINTSQKQVTDSDGLIHSYDLLIMATGSRAFVPSEVQINLPGRFTMRERGDADKLKKYLGETGLPATEQHVVIVGGGLLGLELAAALKKININISIVQRAPRLMERQLDRVASRLLAEDVTERNINLYFDNEVSTVFEEKENPFQLLVNLKTGRTIQCNAIVYAIGTRPNIELAKKANLVTRRGVRVNSYLQTNDPSVFALGEIAEFNNALFGITSAAEQQADIAANFILGDYSSIYSGSVLMNILKFENLDLCSIGMVNAPSGDSSYEEIILMDVSKRFYKKCIVKDDTLKGAILMGDKNEFAEFKRLIEEEIELSEKRNELLRGATNTVPLKGKLVCSCSQVGEGNVMDAIAGGCSDFNALCSETGAGLGCGSCKPEVKAILSKQLQLVN; encoded by the coding sequence ATGTTGAAAAAGAAAACACATAAAACCGTTTGTTCCTACTGTGGTGTAGGTTGCGGAATACTGGTAGATATAGATAATAAAGGTAAGATTGAGGTAGACGGTGATCCGGAGTACCCTTCCAATAAGGGCATGTTGTGCTCCAAGGGAAGAAATCTTAATTATGTGGCGCAAGATACCAGCGATCGGATCATGCATCCGGAAATGCGGTGGAGTAGAAATCACCCGTTACAAAAAGTAAGTTGGGATACCGCTTTTGAGCGTGCCGCAGCAGTTTTTAAAAGTATTATTGCTAAACATGGCCCTGATAGTGTTGGTTTTTATGTATCCGGCCAATGCCTTACTGAAGAATATTATTTGGTAAATAAAATCACTAAAGGTTTTATAGGAACAAATAATGTAGATACCAATAGCCGGTTGTGTATGAGCTCTGCTGTGGTAGGTTACAAGAAAACAGTAGGTGAGGATTCGGTTCCTATTTCTTATGAAGACATTGAGTTGGCAGATTGCTTTTTAATTGCGGGAGCTAACCCAGCATGGTGTCATCCTATTTTATACAGGCGTCTTGAACAGCATAAGGAAGATAACCCTAACGTAAAAATAATAGTTGTAGATCCAAGGGTAACGCAAACTTGCGCATCTGCCGATTTACATTTGCAAATACTACCAGGTACAGATGTAATTCTCTTTAATGCAATAGCAAGATTGCTCATTGAAAAGAAAAAGATAGACAAAAATTTCATCAAAAAACATACTTCAAATTTTGAGGCTTGCAAAGAGAGTGCTTTTACACTTTCCATACGCCAAGCCGCAGAAAAATGTGATGTTTCTGTTTCTGATATTCGTAAGGCCGCGCAGTACATTGGTGATGCCAATAAGTTCATAAGCATGTGGACGATGGGTCTAAACCAAAGTGTAATTGGTGTCTCTAAAAATGTTTCGTTGTTAAACCTTTCTTTGTTGACGGGCCAAATAGGAAAACCTGGTTGTGGTCCGTTCTCATTAACGGGCCAACCCAATGCCATGGGTGGTCGTGAAGTAGGTGGTATGGCAAGTCTTTTAGCAGCGCATAAAGATTTAGGCAACCCGCAGCATAGAAAGGAAGTAGCTGATTTTTGGGGAGGAAAAGAAATAAATTCTGAACCGGGCTATACGGCAACAGAAATGTTTGATGCCTTGGAAAGCGGAAAATTAAAAGCCATTTGGATTATCTGTACCAATCCTGCGGTAAGTATGCCAAATGTAAAAAAGGTTGAAAAAGCCTTGAAGAATGCTGCTTTTGTTGTGGTTCAAGATATTAGCCATAACTCAGAAACCACAAAATTTGCCGATCTCTTATTGCCTGCAGCAGGGTGGTTAGAGAAGGAAGGTACGATGACTAATTCTGAAAGAAGAATCAGTTATTTACCCAAAGTTATTGATGCTCCGGGAGAAGCTTTGCCAGATGCAGAAATTCTGTGGCGTTTTGCCCAGTCCATGGGCTATGAGGGTTTTGATTATAATAATGCGAGTGAAGTATATGACGAACATTGTTTATTAACAAAAGGAACAAATATTGATATTACGGGACTATCGTACGAACGTCTAAAAAACGAAGGAAGTTTTCAATGGCCGGTTCCACATAAAACACATCCAGGAACACCACGGTTGTTTACAGATTTCAATTTTCATACGAATGATAAAAAGGCACATTTCAACGCCCCACAGAGTCTTTATAATAAATCAGAAGAAACCAATATAGATTTTCCTTTGGTCTTAAACACAGGACGTGTTAGGGACCAGTGGCATACCAGAACCAAAACAGGAAAAGTAAAGCGTTTATTGACCCATATTCCGCAGCCGTATTTAGAAATGAACAAAGTAGATGCTTATCTACGCAAATTAAAAGAAGGTGATATTGCGGTTATTAAAAGCCGAAGAGGAGAGGTTCAGGTGAAGGTAAAAATCAATTTTGATATTCGTGAACGGGTTGTTTTTCTTCCCATGCACTGGGGTAAAATCTTGAATAATGATTTCGGGAGGGCCAATAACCTTACCAATGATTTGGTGGATCCCGTTTCTAAAGAGCCAGACTTTAAGTATTGTGCCGTACAGGTAGAAAAGTATGTGAAACCAGCGCAAAAAGTGGTTGTTGTTGGAGCTGGCGCAGCGGCATATCGTTTTATACAATCGTATCGTGAAAAGAATAAAAAAGACGAACTACATGTATTTTCCAAAGAAAAAGACCCTTTCTACAATCGGGTGCTTTTACCGGAATATGTAAGTGATGAACTTTCGTGGGAAGCTTTAGAAAAACTAAAAGCTGGAGAGCTAAAAAAACTAAATGTTACCCTACATTCTGGAATAGGAGTTAATGATATCAACACTTCGCAAAAACAAGTTACAGATAGTGACGGATTGATTCATTCCTATGACCTGCTTATCATGGCAACGGGTAGCCGTGCTTTTGTTCCGAGCGAGGTTCAAATCAATTTGCCGGGTCGTTTTACCATGCGTGAGCGCGGAGATGCAGATAAGCTTAAAAAATACCTTGGGGAAACCGGTCTTCCAGCTACGGAACAGCATGTAGTAATTGTAGGGGGTGGTCTCTTAGGGTTGGAGTTGGCAGCGGCACTAAAAAAAATAAATATAAACATAAGTATTGTGCAAAGGGCTCCTAGACTTATGGAGCGCCAACTAGATAGGGTTGCCAGCCGTTTGTTGGCCGAAGATGTTACGGAAAGAAATATCAATCTCTATTTTGATAATGAAGTAAGTACGGTTTTTGAAGAAAAGGAGAATCCGTTTCAGCTTTTAGTGAACTTAAAGACGGGGCGTACCATACAATGTAATGCTATTGTTTATGCCATAGGCACGCGGCCTAATATAGAGTTGGCTAAAAAAGCCAATCTGGTTACGAGAAGAGGTGTACGGGTCAATTCGTATTTACAGACCAACGACCCATCTGTTTTCGCTTTGGGCGAAATAGCAGAATTTAATAATGCCCTTTTTGGGATTACATCTGCGGCAGAGCAGCAAGCGGATATAGCTGCCAATTTTATTTTAGGAGATTATAGTAGTATATATAGTGGCTCTGTTCTTATGAATATTCTCAAGTTTGAAAATCTGGATTTGTGCAGTATTGGTATGGTGAATGCACCTTCTGGGGATAGCAGTTATGAAGAGATTATTTTAATGGACGTTAGCAAGCGCTTTTACAAGAAATGTATCGTTAAGGACGATACTTTAAAAGGTGCAATTTTGATGGGTGATAAGAATGAATTTGCGGAGTTTAAACGTCTCATTGAGGAAGAAATAGAACTTTCGGAAAAACGAAATGAGTTACTCAGGGGAGCAACCAATACGGTTCCTTTAAAGGGTAAGTTGGTGTGTTCTTGCAGTCAAGTAGGAGAAGGTAACGTTATGGATGCTATTGCCGGCGGATGTTCGGATTTTAACGCATTGTGTTCTGAAACCGGAGCAGGATTAGGATGTGGTAGCTGTAAGCCTGAGGTAAAGGCCATACTAAGCAAGCAATTACAATTAGTAAATTAA
- a CDS encoding rubredoxin: MNDDLHRILIKGGVTSPGELKDVIGLLEAAGLNEVYFGSRQDLLFPLKGVEEAHLEKISKFNTNVITDRTYQNIVSSYVTADIFDMTYWLKGSTYLYILEGFGFLPKLKVNITDPKQRLVPLFSGNLNFIASENEDYWYLNIKLPHWKSAAYYPVLIYSWDISTIYKAIEDIYEDIQDVEELFFVLNKNLDTNNKTIEKELKVPYLTFPYYEGMNRMGLDQYWLGLYWRNNRYDLSFLKEFCGFCLDNSIGKICITPWKSFIVKGIQKKSRPALERFLGQWGINVRHSQLEMNWHLPVDDNEALELKKFLVRSFDQNDISTYGLTFGISNDVGKRSHFASVIIEKNSSPTIVKDFEVRPTYNVLHFENFDPNTQKYLAYAQDVDKIELPGLLMELSKKYFDQLGREVEKSEAPKKIVEQETKTIHQCQSCFTVYDPSYGDLTANISKGTAFEDVPDTYVCAVCEAPKSQFKKAELNFSS, translated from the coding sequence ATGAATGATGATCTGCACCGTATATTGATAAAAGGAGGAGTTACTTCACCGGGAGAACTCAAAGATGTTATAGGCTTGTTGGAAGCTGCAGGATTGAACGAGGTTTATTTTGGTTCAAGGCAAGATTTGCTTTTTCCATTAAAGGGGGTTGAAGAAGCTCACCTTGAGAAAATATCAAAATTTAACACCAATGTCATTACGGATAGGACGTATCAGAATATAGTAAGTTCGTATGTTACTGCAGATATTTTTGATATGACCTATTGGCTTAAAGGCTCTACCTATCTCTATATTCTTGAAGGTTTTGGTTTCCTTCCAAAGCTAAAAGTCAATATTACTGACCCTAAGCAAAGGTTAGTGCCTCTTTTTAGTGGAAATTTGAATTTTATAGCTTCTGAAAATGAAGATTACTGGTACCTGAACATTAAACTACCACATTGGAAAAGCGCAGCATATTACCCTGTTTTAATCTATAGCTGGGATATTAGTACTATTTACAAAGCAATTGAAGATATTTATGAAGACATTCAAGATGTAGAAGAACTGTTTTTTGTTTTGAATAAAAACTTGGATACGAACAACAAGACCATAGAGAAAGAGTTAAAAGTACCCTACCTTACTTTTCCATATTATGAAGGTATGAACCGTATGGGGCTTGACCAATATTGGTTAGGTCTGTATTGGCGGAACAATAGGTATGACCTTTCTTTTTTAAAGGAATTCTGCGGATTTTGTTTGGATAACAGTATTGGTAAAATCTGTATTACCCCTTGGAAGTCTTTTATTGTAAAAGGAATACAGAAAAAGAGCAGGCCTGCGCTGGAACGCTTTTTAGGGCAATGGGGTATCAATGTTAGACATTCCCAACTAGAAATGAATTGGCACTTGCCCGTAGACGATAACGAAGCACTTGAACTTAAAAAATTCTTGGTCCGTAGTTTCGACCAAAACGATATTAGTACTTACGGACTCACATTTGGTATAAGCAATGATGTGGGTAAACGATCTCATTTTGCTTCCGTGATTATCGAGAAGAACAGTTCTCCTACAATTGTTAAAGATTTTGAAGTGCGACCAACGTACAATGTGCTTCATTTTGAAAATTTTGACCCGAATACCCAGAAATATTTGGCTTATGCTCAAGATGTAGATAAAATTGAGTTACCAGGTCTATTAATGGAGCTCAGTAAAAAGTATTTTGATCAGTTGGGCAGAGAGGTCGAAAAAAGTGAAGCTCCCAAAAAAATAGTAGAACAAGAGACAAAAACCATTCATCAATGTCAATCTTGCTTTACGGTATATGATCCCTCGTATGGCGACTTAACGGCCAATATTTCTAAAGGTACTGCTTTTGAAGATGTGCCGGACACTTATGTTTGTGCAGTATGTGAAGCCCCTAAGTCGCAGTTTAAAAAAGCGGAACTGAATTTTTCGAGCTGA
- a CDS encoding Kelch repeat-containing protein, whose amino-acid sequence MNKKYMGLLSGILLFTACKDNSEKKAQADNPVDQITIQKRTMKWESVASADRSTPVARHEAAFVRVDDKFYLLGGRGIRPVSIYDTKTQKWTEGEKPPIEMHHFQPIVFEKKIYLIAALTGKYPAETPTEHIYIYDPASDEWSKGDEIPAERRRGSTGNILHEGKVYIACGIKNGHIGDYKKWLDRYDPSTGEWEVLADAPRARDHFQAVLADGKIYAPAGRNSGIDPNSVFGGTIAEVDVYDIKNDTWQTLPNNIPTKRAGNAAALFNDELIVVGGESTTQEKAHSEVEVLDLNTHKWHSLPAMIEGRHGSGLVYFKDDLYIASGCGNRGGSPELTSMEKFGVED is encoded by the coding sequence ATGAACAAAAAGTATATGGGCCTATTAAGTGGTATTCTACTATTTACGGCTTGCAAAGATAATTCAGAAAAAAAGGCGCAAGCAGATAATCCTGTAGACCAGATAACCATTCAAAAACGAACAATGAAATGGGAGTCCGTTGCATCTGCAGATCGCAGTACGCCTGTAGCGCGCCATGAAGCAGCATTCGTTAGAGTAGATGATAAATTCTATTTGCTGGGCGGAAGAGGCATACGGCCAGTAAGCATTTATGATACGAAGACACAAAAATGGACGGAAGGTGAAAAACCACCAATTGAAATGCACCATTTTCAACCCATAGTTTTTGAGAAGAAAATCTATCTTATTGCGGCCTTAACGGGGAAATATCCTGCCGAAACCCCTACGGAACACATCTATATTTATGACCCTGCTAGTGATGAATGGTCAAAGGGAGACGAAATCCCGGCGGAAAGAAGACGTGGGTCCACGGGGAATATTCTTCATGAGGGCAAGGTGTATATTGCATGCGGAATTAAAAACGGACATATAGGAGATTATAAAAAGTGGCTAGATCGTTATGACCCAAGTACGGGCGAGTGGGAAGTTCTGGCAGACGCCCCACGTGCAAGAGACCATTTTCAAGCGGTTTTGGCAGATGGTAAAATTTATGCTCCTGCGGGCCGCAATTCTGGTATTGATCCTAATTCTGTTTTTGGAGGCACTATCGCAGAGGTTGATGTGTATGATATAAAAAATGATACTTGGCAAACATTGCCAAATAATATTCCGACAAAACGTGCTGGTAATGCCGCAGCTCTATTTAATGATGAGTTAATTGTTGTAGGAGGTGAATCTACCACCCAAGAGAAGGCACATTCCGAAGTTGAGGTTTTGGATTTGAACACTCATAAATGGCATTCACTTCCAGCTATGATAGAAGGTAGGCATGGCAGTGGATTGGTATATTTTAAAGATGATTTATACATTGCTTCGGGGTGTGGAAATAGAGGAGGTTCACCTGAGCTAACTTCAATGGAAAAATTTGGTGTAGAAGATTGA
- a CDS encoding pyridoxal-phosphate dependent enzyme: protein MDLRDGVKTAENKVSSETKKLSEFVRDQSKSLVDRLESYEDIINLEVGDTGLHRAKSMEREFDIRQLYIKYEGDNPTGTQKDRIAFAQIYDALRREFQVVSLATCGNYGVAVALAANLAGIACKIYIPESFHTDRIVEMELLGAEIIRKPGSYEDVVKESSELAKNNDWYDANPGGANTALQISAYSQIATEIFEDLGDAPKYCAVPVSNGTLFAGIYRGFVNLYKRGKTSRIPKMIAASSSKKNPIIQSFIQGLDYCKDLNPEIIKETKYNEPLINWHSFDGEEALYALKESGGEAYNISDRKLKDMTALLAKKEGFRILPASTAGLIALLELDEKMNFEPDRFVAVLTAKN from the coding sequence ATGGATTTAAGAGACGGTGTCAAGACCGCAGAAAACAAGGTGTCTTCGGAGACAAAAAAACTGAGTGAATTTGTTAGAGACCAAAGTAAATCTTTAGTAGATCGGTTAGAGTCGTACGAAGATATTATAAATCTAGAGGTAGGAGATACAGGCTTGCACCGTGCTAAAAGCATGGAACGTGAGTTTGATATTCGCCAGCTCTACATCAAATATGAAGGTGATAACCCTACTGGGACCCAAAAAGACCGTATAGCTTTTGCCCAAATATACGATGCGTTAAGAAGGGAGTTTCAAGTGGTGTCTTTGGCTACCTGCGGTAATTATGGAGTAGCGGTTGCCCTAGCAGCTAATTTGGCAGGTATTGCTTGTAAGATATACATTCCAGAGAGTTTTCATACAGACCGCATAGTTGAGATGGAGTTATTGGGTGCCGAAATAATTCGTAAGCCGGGCAGTTATGAAGATGTGGTCAAAGAAAGTAGTGAACTCGCAAAAAATAATGATTGGTATGACGCCAACCCCGGTGGGGCTAATACGGCTTTACAAATCAGCGCGTATTCACAGATAGCCACCGAGATTTTTGAAGATTTAGGCGATGCTCCTAAATATTGTGCAGTTCCGGTTTCCAACGGTACCCTTTTCGCGGGTATTTACCGTGGATTTGTTAATCTGTACAAAAGAGGAAAAACATCGCGAATACCGAAAATGATAGCGGCATCTTCCTCCAAAAAGAATCCTATTATCCAATCTTTTATACAGGGGCTGGACTATTGTAAAGATTTAAATCCTGAAATCATTAAAGAAACAAAGTATAACGAGCCACTCATTAACTGGCATAGTTTTGACGGAGAAGAAGCTCTGTATGCATTAAAGGAGTCGGGTGGGGAAGCCTACAATATAAGCGATAGAAAGCTGAAAGATATGACTGCTCTATTAGCTAAAAAAGAAGGGTTTCGCATTTTACCAGCTTCTACCGCTGGCCTTATAGCGCTTCTTGAATTAGACGAAAAAATGAATTTTGAACCAGACCGTTTTGTAGCGGTACTGACAGCAAAGAATTAA